In the genome of Aridibaculum aurantiacum, one region contains:
- a CDS encoding DUF294 nucleotidyltransferase-like domain-containing protein: protein MTDIIEFLKTVQPFDLLPAEVLAHVATKIETKHYQREAILYKHEVTTMKGLDIIVQGSYESFFYDSMHNKRCSEEHLPRTTYGGISFLLNGKKSIKTVVAKRGTVTWFLNAKDFQSICNTYDNFFLFFTRDFSNRMQQAEFAHFFKRPLVYEQNFLGSDQLYSKKIEQKEYREILSCHRSTPIYKASAMMAEAKISCIFVKDDNKQIVGYATDITFRDNVVSKRRNAEEPVDTIMDNPIVSISRDAFVFEGILKMFSNKARYILVEDNGQYIGCISRNKLLSEQAESPMMFIQSVKLALTLDELKKKWEQVPKIVTQLLARGVNAEIVNQVITTISDTIGVKVIEGVIEELGAPPAKFVFMVLGSEGRKEQTLKTDQDNAIIYEDKANEHREEVREYFLRFATLVSDRLNEIGFVYCTGDFMAKNPRWTHSLSHWKRTYQDWMLQAIPETAINFSTFFDCRMLYGEAAILDELRAFLDVELQKPMGKLFYFMAKNALQYEPPLTFFKNIRTFTKGKMEVFNLKKAMTPIVDLVRVYALKNRVFEVNTGERLKALRSKGVFTDTEFLELLQSYYYLMSLRLKKQARQILYDLTQPDNYMNIGDLTKIEISTIREIFKTIDNFQTKIKIDFTNELY, encoded by the coding sequence ATGACAGATATTATCGAATTTTTGAAAACTGTACAGCCATTTGATCTGCTGCCTGCAGAGGTGCTTGCGCATGTTGCTACTAAGATTGAAACCAAGCATTACCAGCGGGAGGCAATCCTTTACAAACACGAGGTAACAACCATGAAGGGCCTTGATATAATTGTACAAGGCAGCTATGAAAGTTTTTTCTACGACAGCATGCACAACAAGCGTTGCTCTGAAGAACACTTGCCGCGTACCACGTATGGTGGCATTTCGTTTTTGCTCAATGGAAAGAAATCAATCAAAACAGTTGTGGCAAAAAGAGGAACCGTTACCTGGTTTCTGAACGCCAAAGATTTTCAAAGCATCTGCAATACCTACGACAACTTCTTCCTGTTTTTTACGCGTGACTTTAGCAACCGGATGCAGCAGGCTGAGTTCGCACATTTCTTCAAGCGGCCACTGGTGTACGAGCAAAACTTCTTGGGCTCCGACCAGTTGTATTCGAAGAAGATCGAGCAGAAGGAATATCGTGAAATACTCAGCTGCCATCGAAGCACACCCATCTACAAGGCTTCGGCAATGATGGCGGAGGCTAAGATCAGCTGCATATTTGTTAAGGATGATAACAAACAGATAGTTGGCTATGCTACCGACATTACCTTCCGCGATAATGTGGTAAGCAAAAGAAGAAATGCTGAAGAACCAGTAGATACCATCATGGATAATCCTATTGTATCTATTTCGCGGGATGCTTTTGTATTTGAAGGAATATTGAAGATGTTCAGCAATAAAGCTCGTTACATACTGGTAGAAGATAATGGGCAGTACATAGGCTGTATCAGTAGAAATAAATTGCTGAGTGAACAGGCGGAGTCGCCGATGATGTTTATACAATCAGTAAAGCTGGCGCTTACACTGGATGAGCTAAAGAAGAAGTGGGAGCAGGTGCCAAAAATCGTAACGCAGCTACTGGCTCGTGGCGTAAATGCAGAGATCGTGAACCAGGTGATCACCACCATTTCTGACACTATAGGCGTGAAGGTAATAGAAGGCGTGATAGAAGAACTGGGTGCACCGCCTGCAAAATTTGTTTTCATGGTGCTGGGTAGCGAGGGGCGTAAAGAACAGACGCTAAAAACAGACCAGGACAATGCCATCATTTACGAAGACAAGGCCAACGAACACCGCGAAGAGGTAAGGGAATATTTCCTGCGCTTTGCCACCCTGGTATCGGACCGGCTAAATGAAATTGGCTTTGTGTATTGCACAGGCGACTTCATGGCAAAGAACCCTAGATGGACGCACTCTCTTTCTCATTGGAAAAGGACTTACCAGGACTGGATGCTGCAAGCCATTCCAGAAACAGCTATCAACTTCTCCACGTTCTTTGACTGCCGTATGTTATATGGAGAGGCAGCTATACTGGATGAGCTGCGTGCTTTTCTTGACGTGGAGTTACAAAAGCCAATGGGTAAGCTGTTTTATTTCATGGCAAAAAATGCACTGCAGTACGAGCCGCCACTTACCTTCTTCAAAAACATCCGCACGTTTACCAAAGGGAAGATGGAAGTGTTTAACCTAAAAAAAGCCATGACACCCATTGTAGATCTTGTGCGTGTGTATGCCCTGAAGAACCGGGTGTTTGAAGTAAATACAGGTGAGCGCCTAAAGGCCTTACGAAGCAAAGGAGTGTTCACTGATACAGAGTTTCTTGAACTGCTGCAATCGTACTACTACCTGATGAGCCTGCGACTGAAAAAGCAGGCAAGGCAGATATTGTATGATCTAACACAACCTGACAACTATATGAACATTGGCGACCTGACGAAGATCGAGATCAGCACAATCAGGGAGATCTTTAAGACAATTGACAACTTCCAGACAAAGATCAAGATCGACTTTACAAACGAGCTGTATTAA
- a CDS encoding ABC transporter ATP-binding protein: MATILNLQNVSKTYNGSGKTLTVLDNISFSVEAGSTLAIVGPSGSGKTTLLGLSAGLDRSSSGMIELNNTKLDNLSEDERAQVRNQHVGFIFQNFQLIPTLTALENVMVPLELRGEKKVKKASLELLDKVGLADRAHHYPSQLSGGEQQRVSLARAFSNQPQILFADEPTGSLDAETSEKIIELIFDLNKQAGTTLVLVTHDLDLAAKTQRIIKIRGGRMTEDL, translated from the coding sequence TTGGCTACCATCTTAAACCTTCAGAACGTAAGCAAGACATATAACGGGTCAGGGAAAACGCTTACGGTTCTCGACAATATTAGCTTTTCTGTAGAGGCAGGCTCAACGCTTGCCATTGTTGGCCCTTCGGGAAGTGGCAAGACCACGCTCCTTGGCTTAAGTGCAGGGCTCGACAGAAGTAGCAGCGGAATGATTGAACTTAACAATACAAAGCTGGATAACCTGAGTGAAGATGAACGTGCGCAGGTACGTAACCAGCATGTAGGATTTATCTTCCAAAACTTCCAATTGATACCTACGCTCACTGCGCTGGAAAATGTAATGGTGCCGCTGGAACTACGCGGCGAAAAGAAGGTAAAGAAAGCTTCGCTAGAATTGCTTGATAAAGTAGGGCTTGCTGACAGAGCGCATCATTACCCATCGCAACTGAGTGGTGGTGAACAGCAGCGGGTATCGCTGGCAAGAGCATTTAGTAATCAACCTCAAATACTTTTTGCCGATGAACCAACAGGCAGTCTTGATGCCGAAACAAGTGAGAAGATCATTGAGCTGATCTTTGACCTGAACAAACAAGCAGGAACCACGCTTGTATTGGTTACACACGATCTTGACCTTGCTGCAAAAACCCAACGCATCATCAAGATCAGGGGAGGGAGGATGACTGAGGATTTATGA
- a CDS encoding 3'-5' exonuclease, whose amino-acid sequence MHNYLLFIDTETSGLPKNWDEPFSNNANWPYVVQVSWMVYKKDGAFVKEENHFVGNDDFEITDEATRIHGINKDYLQQNGIDRKEIFDLLAKDVAQYQPLVVGHYIELDMQVIGADCYRLGIEHPLVNQLCFCTMLVTSKSSINPYPRCLNLPALYNKLFKKQLPNHHNALDDARATAECFFELMARQCITEASIEQAAKHITEPKKSTGNFGCALLPITILFVLIILALA is encoded by the coding sequence ATGCATAATTACCTTTTGTTCATCGATACAGAAACATCAGGGCTTCCAAAAAATTGGGATGAACCATTTAGCAACAATGCTAACTGGCCTTATGTCGTGCAGGTAAGCTGGATGGTGTACAAAAAAGATGGTGCATTTGTAAAAGAAGAAAACCATTTTGTTGGTAACGATGATTTCGAGATCACTGATGAAGCTACCAGGATACACGGCATCAACAAGGATTACCTCCAGCAAAACGGTATAGACAGAAAAGAGATCTTTGATCTCCTGGCAAAAGATGTAGCACAATATCAACCGCTGGTTGTGGGTCATTATATAGAGCTGGATATGCAGGTGATCGGCGCCGACTGCTATCGCCTGGGGATTGAGCATCCATTGGTAAACCAGCTGTGTTTCTGCACCATGCTGGTGACCAGCAAATCTTCCATTAACCCGTACCCGCGCTGCCTTAACCTGCCTGCGTTGTACAATAAGTTATTCAAGAAACAGCTACCTAATCATCACAATGCATTGGATGATGCAAGAGCTACGGCAGAGTGCTTCTTCGAACTCATGGCCAGGCAATGTATCACTGAAGCATCCATAGAGCAGGCGGCAAAGCATATAACAGAACCTAAGAAGAGCACCGGTAATTTCGGTTGCGCACTCTTACCCATAACCATCTTGTTCGTCTTGATAATTCTTGCTTTAGCATGA
- a CDS encoding cation:proton antiporter, whose protein sequence is MKSFELVLAIASFLLLASGMVFKKNKRSPFSEPIVGLAAGILLGPQVLRVLQMQEWGPPEQIMRVACQLTISMALLATAFRIPKGFFLQHKGQQTKLVLLGMIGMFLVSGFIIKLVFGFDWTLSFLIGAVITPTDPVLASTIVSGQAAEDLLPERIRHTISFESGANDGMAYSLVLLPMLLLEKGSEAVTEWMVRTVLYETVGGIVLGMVIGYLAAKTLVLATAKGWTAKPALLVFSLSLGFFVLGLLELIHMNAIVGVFAAGFIANHELSREEDIEQEEVQEAMERIFTLPVFFLFGLILPWHDWLMMGWKAAAVVAGILLLRRLPVLFALGPLLKFPKKDDLAFIGWFGPIGVAALFYAMHALHKTGHNEVWHVASLIIFASTIIHGITGYHFAKWYNKKHGKS, encoded by the coding sequence ATGAAAAGTTTTGAATTGGTACTTGCAATTGCAAGCTTCCTGTTGTTAGCATCAGGAATGGTATTCAAAAAGAACAAGCGCTCTCCATTCAGTGAACCTATAGTAGGCCTGGCTGCAGGAATACTGCTAGGGCCACAGGTACTGAGAGTACTGCAAATGCAGGAGTGGGGACCACCGGAGCAGATCATGCGGGTGGCCTGCCAGCTTACCATTAGTATGGCCCTGCTGGCTACAGCATTCCGCATTCCTAAAGGGTTTTTTCTTCAGCATAAAGGCCAACAAACGAAGCTGGTATTATTGGGCATGATCGGCATGTTCCTGGTTTCAGGTTTTATTATCAAGTTGGTATTTGGTTTCGACTGGACATTGTCGTTCCTGATTGGTGCTGTTATCACACCTACAGATCCTGTTTTAGCATCCACTATTGTGTCGGGCCAGGCAGCAGAAGATCTTCTGCCAGAAAGGATTCGTCATACCATTTCATTTGAATCTGGCGCTAATGATGGAATGGCCTATTCATTAGTCCTCCTGCCGATGCTGCTGTTAGAAAAAGGCAGTGAAGCTGTAACAGAATGGATGGTGAGAACGGTTTTGTACGAAACTGTTGGAGGAATAGTATTGGGAATGGTGATAGGATATTTAGCTGCCAAAACATTAGTGCTCGCCACTGCCAAAGGCTGGACAGCAAAGCCGGCTTTACTTGTGTTCTCACTTTCGCTGGGGTTCTTTGTGCTGGGATTACTTGAACTGATCCATATGAATGCGATAGTAGGTGTATTTGCAGCAGGTTTTATTGCCAATCATGAGCTGTCAAGAGAAGAAGATATAGAACAAGAGGAAGTGCAGGAAGCAATGGAAAGAATATTCACGCTGCCTGTGTTTTTCTTATTCGGCCTTATTTTGCCATGGCACGATTGGCTGATGATGGGCTGGAAAGCAGCAGCAGTAGTTGCAGGTATCTTACTACTACGTCGCCTTCCTGTTTTATTTGCTTTAGGACCTTTGCTGAAATTTCCTAAGAAGGATGACCTGGCCTTTATCGGTTGGTTCGGACCTATTGGAGTAGCTGCTCTTTTTTATGCCATGCATGCCTTACATAAGACTGGACATAACGAGGTGTGGCATGTAGCAAGTCTTATCATCTTTGCTTCTACCATCATTCATGGTATTACCGGTTACCATTTTGCAAAATGGTACAACAAAAAACATGGCAAGAGCTAG
- a CDS encoding ABC transporter permease — MNNRVNFSWLIKMAWRDSRRNFSRLLLFISSIILGIAALVAIYSLGDNVRRDVDQQAATLIGADLQVSTNKPVEPAMQQLLDSIGQERSEEQYFASMVMFTKNQGTRLVQVRALQGPFPYYGQLETVPQNAGKAFKNKQAALVDNTLMLQYDAQPGDSIKVGAVTFEIAGTLMKAPGQTGLSSSIAPVVYIPLQYLEQTGLSQKGSRINYRFYYKLDKTVNVQQLVQQLEPKLDKEGYNVETIETQKESSGRSFNDLNNFLSLVGFIALLLGCVGVASSIHIYIKEKISTIAILRCLGTQSKQAFLIYLIQIVAIGCIGAVLGAALGTLILQFLPLVLKDLVAVTITTAISWRAIGQGILLGIFISLLFALLPLISLRKISPLNTLRVSVDENTATKDKAKWLVYLLILLFVLVFTYLQLGNWTRSIFFTIGVVVAFLFLVLVAMLMMWLVRKFFPSSWSYLWRQGLANLYRPNNQSVILIVSIGLGTAFICILLSVQGILLNRITLSASGNQPNMVLFDIQSQQQQQVLSLAQQHKLPVLQQVPIVNMRLQQINSRTSANYQDDSLSPRNIFAREYRVTYRDSLTASETVNKGKWTGTTGNSANIQISVEEGWAKRNNIAIGDTMVFNVQGAMIATTVGSLREVDWNRIQTNFLVVFPTGVLEEAPQFHVLLTRVENEQSSARFQQAVVRQFPNVSIIDLGLVLKTLDDILSKIGFVIKFMAGFSIITGLIVLIASVLISRYQRVKESVLLRTLGASRKQIIVITALEYFFLGALAAATGILLSLVGSWALAKYLFKTSFVVEPLPLVIVLFAISILTVIIGLMNSRSILNKPPLEVLRKET; from the coding sequence ATGAACAACAGAGTAAACTTTTCGTGGCTCATAAAAATGGCGTGGCGCGATAGCAGGCGCAACTTTAGCCGGTTGTTGTTGTTCATCTCCTCAATTATACTGGGCATAGCAGCACTGGTTGCTATTTATTCGCTCGGGGATAATGTGCGCCGCGATGTAGATCAACAGGCTGCTACGCTTATTGGCGCCGACCTGCAGGTATCTACCAATAAACCTGTAGAACCCGCAATGCAGCAGTTACTCGATTCCATTGGACAGGAGCGATCTGAAGAGCAATATTTTGCTTCCATGGTGATGTTTACCAAGAACCAGGGAACAAGGCTGGTACAGGTGCGGGCACTGCAGGGGCCATTTCCCTATTATGGTCAACTGGAAACGGTGCCGCAGAATGCAGGTAAAGCATTTAAGAACAAGCAAGCTGCGCTGGTTGATAATACGCTCATGCTGCAATACGATGCTCAACCCGGCGATAGCATCAAAGTAGGTGCTGTTACTTTTGAGATAGCAGGTACACTCATGAAAGCACCCGGCCAGACAGGATTATCCAGCTCCATAGCGCCTGTTGTTTATATACCGCTGCAATACCTCGAACAGACAGGGCTGTCGCAAAAGGGCAGCCGCATTAACTACCGGTTTTATTACAAGCTGGATAAGACGGTGAACGTACAGCAACTGGTGCAGCAGTTAGAGCCAAAGCTGGATAAGGAAGGTTATAATGTAGAAACCATAGAAACACAAAAAGAAAGCAGCGGAAGGTCATTCAACGACCTGAACAATTTTCTATCGCTGGTTGGTTTTATCGCGCTGCTGTTAGGATGTGTGGGCGTAGCAAGTTCTATTCATATTTACATCAAAGAAAAGATAAGCACCATTGCCATCCTCCGCTGCCTGGGCACTCAGTCAAAGCAAGCTTTCCTCATTTACCTGATACAGATCGTTGCCATTGGATGTATAGGCGCAGTGCTAGGCGCCGCATTAGGAACCCTGATCCTGCAGTTCCTTCCCCTGGTGCTAAAAGATCTTGTTGCTGTAACCATCACCACTGCTATATCGTGGCGAGCTATTGGCCAGGGAATACTCCTCGGCATTTTCATCAGCCTGTTGTTTGCCTTGTTGCCATTGATATCGCTGCGCAAAATATCACCGCTCAATACACTGCGGGTTTCTGTTGATGAGAACACCGCTACTAAAGACAAAGCAAAATGGCTGGTTTACCTGCTCATACTGCTGTTTGTACTGGTGTTTACTTACCTGCAATTGGGCAACTGGACCAGGAGCATCTTCTTTACCATTGGTGTAGTAGTTGCTTTTCTTTTTCTTGTACTGGTAGCCATGCTTATGATGTGGCTCGTACGCAAATTCTTCCCTTCATCGTGGAGCTACCTGTGGCGGCAAGGCCTGGCCAATTTGTACAGGCCCAACAACCAGTCAGTAATACTCATCGTTTCAATAGGATTGGGTACTGCTTTCATTTGCATCCTGCTTTCGGTACAAGGCATACTGCTGAACAGGATTACTTTATCAGCAAGCGGCAACCAGCCTAACATGGTGCTGTTCGACATACAGTCGCAGCAACAGCAACAGGTACTGTCACTTGCTCAGCAACATAAGCTGCCTGTACTGCAGCAAGTGCCGATTGTGAACATGCGGCTGCAGCAGATCAATAGCCGAACATCAGCAAACTATCAAGATGATAGTCTTTCCCCACGCAATATTTTTGCAAGAGAATACCGTGTTACCTACCGCGACTCATTAACCGCATCTGAAACGGTTAATAAAGGAAAATGGACAGGTACAACAGGAAACAGTGCCAACATTCAAATTTCTGTGGAGGAAGGTTGGGCTAAAAGAAACAACATAGCCATTGGTGATACCATGGTGTTCAACGTGCAAGGCGCTATGATAGCTACCACTGTTGGAAGCCTGCGCGAAGTGGACTGGAACAGGATACAAACCAACTTCCTGGTTGTTTTCCCAACAGGCGTACTGGAAGAAGCGCCACAGTTTCATGTGCTGCTTACACGTGTAGAAAATGAACAATCATCTGCACGGTTTCAACAGGCAGTGGTAAGGCAGTTTCCAAATGTATCTATCATTGATCTTGGGCTGGTGCTGAAAACGCTGGATGATATTCTTAGCAAGATCGGCTTCGTCATAAAATTCATGGCTGGCTTTAGTATTATCACTGGCTTGATCGTGTTGATTGCTTCGGTGCTTATCAGCAGATACCAGCGTGTGAAGGAAAGCGTGTTGCTGCGCACATTGGGTGCCAGCCGAAAACAGATCATAGTCATCACTGCACTGGAATATTTTTTCTTAGGTGCATTGGCTGCAGCCACAGGCATTTTACTATCGCTGGTGGGCAGTTGGGCTTTGGCAAAATACCTGTTCAAAACAAGCTTTGTAGTAGAGCCGCTTCCGTTGGTAATAGTGCTGTTTGCCATTAGCATACTTACTGTAATTATTGGCTTAATGAACAGCCGCAGCATCTTAAATAAACCACCTTTAGAAGTGCTGAGGAAAGAAACCTAA
- a CDS encoding alpha/beta hydrolase family protein: MKRCRILLPLLCFAATIAQAQFSQQARDSIRKLSEQDHAHMMRQLGITSLRQGADGWNPNAPNAANFDEAKANPYPNLPDPLLTKNGKRVKTAKQWWQKRRLEIVEDFSREIYGRMPATPPVNWEVVSTTNEVKEGFAVVTKELVGRVDNAAYPQVSVNIDLTLTTPANATGPVPVMMELGFVFPPGFRFPGQDSTRREPAWQQQVLAQGWGYAVLVPVSIQADHGAGLSQGIIGLMNKGQPRKPDDWGALRAWAWGASRAIDYFETDKAVDVTRIGIEGHSRYGKAALVAMAYDPRIAVGFISSSGEGGAKLHRRNAGELVENVASAAEYHWMAGNFIKYAGPLTWDDLPVDAHQLIALCAPRPVFISVGSVGEGWVDARGMFMAAVHAGPVYKLLGKKDLGTAEFPPVGKGLMDGEISFRQHEGGHTPGPNWPTFIEYAKRYFGKR; encoded by the coding sequence ATGAAGCGTTGTCGCATTCTTCTTCCACTACTCTGCTTTGCAGCTACTATAGCACAAGCACAGTTTTCGCAGCAAGCCAGGGACAGCATACGCAAACTTTCAGAGCAAGATCATGCGCACATGATGCGGCAGCTCGGGATTACCTCATTGCGGCAAGGTGCAGACGGTTGGAATCCTAATGCGCCCAATGCAGCAAATTTTGATGAAGCAAAGGCTAATCCTTATCCCAATCTGCCAGATCCGTTGCTGACAAAAAATGGCAAGCGTGTGAAGACAGCAAAGCAGTGGTGGCAGAAACGTCGCCTGGAGATAGTAGAAGATTTTAGCAGGGAGATCTATGGCCGTATGCCTGCTACACCACCGGTAAATTGGGAGGTAGTAAGCACTACCAATGAAGTAAAAGAAGGTTTTGCTGTGGTTACCAAAGAGCTGGTGGGACGGGTAGACAACGCTGCTTATCCGCAGGTATCGGTTAATATAGATCTTACGCTTACCACACCGGCCAATGCCACTGGACCAGTGCCGGTAATGATGGAGTTGGGTTTTGTATTTCCACCCGGCTTCCGCTTCCCCGGCCAGGACAGCACCAGGCGTGAACCAGCATGGCAGCAGCAGGTACTGGCGCAGGGTTGGGGTTATGCAGTCCTCGTTCCTGTTTCTATACAGGCAGATCATGGTGCAGGTTTGTCGCAAGGCATCATTGGATTGATGAACAAAGGTCAGCCACGCAAGCCCGATGACTGGGGAGCATTGCGTGCATGGGCATGGGGTGCAAGCAGGGCTATAGATTATTTTGAAACAGATAAAGCAGTTGATGTAACACGTATAGGCATCGAAGGACATTCGCGCTATGGCAAGGCTGCACTGGTGGCCATGGCTTATGATCCGCGTATTGCTGTTGGCTTTATCAGTTCTTCAGGTGAAGGTGGTGCCAAGCTGCACCGCCGCAATGCAGGTGAGCTGGTAGAGAATGTAGCCAGCGCTGCAGAATACCATTGGATGGCTGGCAACTTTATCAAGTATGCCGGCCCGCTTACATGGGACGACCTGCCGGTAGATGCACATCAGCTGATAGCTCTTTGTGCGCCACGTCCTGTATTTATTAGTGTAGGCAGCGTAGGCGAAGGATGGGTAGATGCAAGAGGTATGTTTATGGCTGCTGTACATGCAGGTCCTGTTTATAAACTACTAGGCAAAAAAGACTTGGGCACCGCTGAATTTCCGCCTGTAGGGAAAGGTCTGATGGATGGCGAGATATCTTTCCGTCAGCATGAAGGTGGACATACACCAGGCCCTAATTGGCCAACATTTATAGAATATGCAAAGCGGTATTTTGGGAAGCGGTAG
- a CDS encoding arylesterase, with amino-acid sequence MIRPLILLISLAMVVGACKNENNKTADADTAKTGKAASDQLTRNILFFGNSLTAGYGLDPSEAFPSLIQQKIDSADLPYKVVNAGVSGETSAGGKGRIDWILKQPVDVFILELGANDGLRGVPVNETRANLQTIIDRVRKKYPQVKIVLAGMQIPPNMGESYANQFRNMYVELAEKNNVVLVPFLLEGVGGVRELNLPDGIHPTAEGHKIVANNVWAVLEDVLRQ; translated from the coding sequence ATGATAAGACCATTGATACTCTTGATCTCACTTGCTATGGTAGTGGGCGCATGTAAAAATGAGAACAATAAAACTGCTGATGCTGATACAGCGAAGACAGGTAAGGCGGCCAGTGATCAGCTTACCAGGAATATTCTCTTCTTTGGTAACAGCTTGACTGCAGGTTATGGACTTGATCCTTCCGAAGCGTTTCCTTCTCTTATCCAGCAGAAGATTGATTCAGCAGATCTTCCTTATAAAGTGGTGAATGCAGGTGTAAGCGGCGAAACATCGGCAGGTGGTAAAGGCCGTATTGATTGGATATTGAAGCAGCCGGTTGATGTTTTCATTTTAGAACTGGGCGCCAATGATGGATTGCGCGGAGTTCCTGTAAATGAAACAAGAGCAAACCTCCAAACGATTATTGATAGGGTAAGGAAAAAATACCCGCAGGTAAAGATCGTGTTAGCAGGTATGCAGATACCGCCTAATATGGGTGAATCTTATGCCAATCAATTTCGCAATATGTATGTAGAACTGGCGGAAAAGAATAACGTAGTACTGGTTCCTTTTTTACTGGAAGGAGTAGGTGGCGTTCGGGAGCTGAACCTGCCTGATGGCATCCATCCCACCGCAGAAGGGCACAAGATAGTAGCCAACAATGTTTGGGCTGTGCTGGAAGATGTATTGCGACAGTAG